In Bacteroidales bacterium, a single window of DNA contains:
- a CDS encoding membrane integrity-associated transporter subunit PqiC, whose product MKIYQATLLITAILIMAGCSSSKQTVNRYYVIEPPDSSLISIDQKHLLAESHCEIAPVEIYPAFASKDIANRSGSHELLYYKRHHWAVGPAESLTFILKDYLNQASLFKRTSKRFRGINPDFRLETTVYQLEVVQEQESFSAHLALEFKLFSNPEERLLLSHRADRMEKLQENDLNLFAESIGLLFFEELNRFSEIIRNRRSEIQHSID is encoded by the coding sequence ATGAAAATATATCAAGCCACTCTCCTGATAACAGCTATATTGATAATGGCAGGCTGCAGTTCTTCAAAGCAGACGGTTAACCGTTATTATGTCATCGAGCCTCCGGACAGCTCTCTGATTTCAATTGATCAAAAGCATCTGCTGGCGGAAAGCCATTGTGAAATCGCACCGGTTGAAATTTACCCGGCCTTTGCTTCAAAAGATATCGCAAACAGAAGCGGTAGCCATGAGCTCCTTTATTATAAACGTCACCATTGGGCGGTAGGCCCGGCTGAATCTCTGACTTTTATCCTGAAAGACTACCTGAACCAGGCTTCTCTCTTCAAAAGGACCTCTAAAAGATTCAGGGGGATCAATCCTGATTTCAGACTGGAAACTACCGTTTACCAACTTGAAGTGGTGCAGGAACAGGAAAGTTTTTCTGCCCATCTGGCACTGGAATTTAAACTGTTCAGCAACCCGGAAGAAAGATTGCTCCTGAGTCATAGAGCTGACAGGATGGAAAAGCTTCAGGAAAACGATTTGAATTTGTTTGCAGAATCCATTGGTTTGCTTTTTTTTGAAGAATTGAACCGGTTCTCCGAAATAATCAGGAATCGGAGATCGGAGATTCAACACTCAATTGATTGA
- a CDS encoding MCE family protein — MRNRSQKIRLGIFLFVSLAILLSVIGFFTAREFFEKEDIYYVSYEGVSVSGLEVGSPVKYMGIKVGTIKDIRIDPQDVNRVVLTLSLQPDTPIKADAHADITSIGITGLKAIEISGGSNKAESLEPGSHIPAGSSITQEITGKAEIIAQKAEKVLNNLQIFTEPDNLKGFTELIDKITILTEQANRTVIKLDTIVTENRRDIRESIAPMKAISERMDESSRLLETTMKTINLRVQSDTIDDILSNLRDISARLKASDIKSLIGNVARVADQVEQLVLKVDNDFDKSSEEFSESLYLLQLTLDNLNKASTKINNDPSILLRGTKEQGIPDEHLNK, encoded by the coding sequence ATGAGAAATCGTTCACAAAAAATCCGCCTGGGAATTTTTCTCTTTGTTAGTCTTGCCATTCTGCTTTCCGTTATCGGATTTTTTACAGCAAGGGAATTCTTCGAAAAAGAAGATATTTATTATGTCTCTTACGAAGGAGTATCTGTCAGTGGCCTTGAAGTGGGCAGTCCGGTTAAATATATGGGTATCAAAGTAGGTACCATTAAAGATATACGTATAGATCCCCAGGATGTTAACCGGGTAGTTCTGACTCTGTCTTTGCAACCCGATACCCCTATTAAGGCTGATGCGCATGCTGATATAACCTCTATCGGAATTACCGGATTAAAGGCTATAGAAATCAGCGGAGGAAGTAACAAGGCAGAATCCCTGGAACCAGGCTCCCATATTCCCGCTGGCTCGTCCATTACACAGGAAATTACCGGAAAAGCGGAAATAATCGCTCAAAAAGCTGAAAAAGTGCTGAACAACCTTCAAATATTTACCGAACCTGATAATTTAAAGGGTTTTACCGAATTGATCGATAAAATAACCATACTCACAGAACAGGCCAACCGTACGGTGATCAAACTCGATACCATCGTAACTGAGAACCGGCGGGACATCCGTGAATCGATTGCCCCCATGAAAGCGATCAGTGAACGCATGGATGAATCAAGCCGGTTACTGGAAACCACCATGAAAACCATCAATCTCAGAGTGCAAAGTGATACCATTGATGATATTCTTTCTAATTTAAGGGATATTTCAGCCAGGTTAAAAGCATCCGATATCAAATCCCTAATCGGTAATGTTGCCAGGGTGGCTGATCAGGTAGAACAACTGGTGTTAAAGGTAGACAATGATTTTGATAAAAGCAGTGAGGAATTTTCCGAAAGCCTTTATTTGTTACAATTAACCCTGGACAATCTGAATAAAGCATCCACGAAGATAAATAACGATCCTTCAATCCTGCTGCGGGGAACAAAAGAGCAAGGTATTCCCGATGAGCATTTAAACAAGTAA